The window TTGATAGGCTCATGGTTAATACTTTTTTTAAAACTGATTGTCATTAGGGGAATAGGAGTGGTAATAACTTAATAGTTGCTTAGAACATCTGAATGCTGATCAAGAGTTAGCAGTTTGGATAaaagtctgctaaattaatacatggATTCGTTATttagtgtagtgcaggtgttacCCAGGAGAGCCTTAATATTTGACAGTGTATTGTTTTCCAGGTTCTCATATGTGAGGCACCATGACCCAGAACCAGGTGATCCTCCAGTTCCGCTTCTCCACCTTCGGAGACTCCATGCTGCAGAAGATGAACCTTCTTCGCCGCCAGAGCCGGTTCTGCGATGTCACGGTGCGCATCAACGACCTGGAGGTTCCCGGGCATAAGGTGGTGTTTGCCGCCGGCTCGCCCTTCTTGAGGGACCAGTTCATCCTGCAGGACTCCAGGGACGTCCAGATCTCCACCATCCAGGAGGCGCAGGTGGGCCAGCagctcctgctctcctgctacACTGGCCAGCTGGAGCTCCCTGAGCTGGAGCTGGTCAACTACCTGACGGTGGCTAGCTTTCTCCAGATGGGCCACGTGGTGGAACAGTGCACCCAGGCCCTCAAGAAGTTCATCAAGCCCTACCCTCACCTGCAGCCccagaagcaggaggaggagaggccctCCTCCCGCCACAGAGGCCTGGAGCCTCCGGCCGCCCCTCCGCCGGCCGTGTGTCACCAGGTGGTtgacgaggacgaggacgacgTCGTCATCATGGAGCCCAGGACTCCGCCCCGTGGGCGAGCGGAGCAGGAGCTGCTGATAAAGGACAGCCCCATCACCATCGTGAAGGTGGAGTCTGTGAGCGAGGAGGTCTCAGACACAGAGAACCCCCCTTCGGGACACTACCCCCCCAGCAGCCCACCATCCTCCCCACTACACTCTCCCGAAGCCCAACACTCCCTCATCAACTCCACCGTGGACACGCGCTCCGGCGAGATGCCGGGCGAGATGGCTGGCCTCTCCATGCCAGAGTACCCGCTCAGCCCCCCTCCCGCTGCCACCCCCACGGGCAGAAGCAACAGTCTGGGTGGCGGGCACCTGCGCTACTTCGACAAGTCCCTTCAGTGGTACCACCAGTGCCCGAAATGTGCCCGCGTCTTCCGCCAGCTGGAGAACTACGCCAACCACCTGAAGATGCACAAACTCTTCATGTGCCTTCTGTGTGGCAAGACCTTCACCCAGAAGGGCAACCTGCACCGGCACATGCGCGTCCACGCCGGCATCAAGCCCTTCCAGTGTAAGATCTGTGGCAAGACCTTCACCCAGAAGTGCTCCCTGCAGGATCACCTCAACCTGCACAGCGGAGACAAGCCGCACCGCTGTAACTACTGTGACATGGTGTTTGCCCACAAGCCCGTCCTGCGTAAACACCTCAAACAGATCCACGGGAAGAACAGTTTCGACAATGCCAACGAGCGCAGCGTGCACGACGGCGTGCACGACGGCGTGCACGACGGCGTGCACAACGGCGTTCTTGACGCGACACACGACGGCTACGCACTGTGAGACTCTGCGTCAGACTGAAATGCACTGAAAACCAGTGTAGTGGTTAGCTGGTGACATCCATGTTTTTAAACCATGTTGGTTATGTTTATGGAAGGATTATTGAAGCTAGTCTGGAACCTGTCTGTGTTGAATGTCATTTTGTATATGAATACTGTTGGCTTATTGATTTTTTAAAGATCTAGCTTCCAAATCACAGTTTAATTTTAAATCCATGACATTTTAGAGTAGGTTTAGGCCACTGCAAGTGTTCTTTTGTGAAAAGGTGTGTGCTAAAATGTTGTTTAAGAACTGACATGATTTCCCTTCTCCCTAGAAGGTAATGTAGGACCAAAGTGAAAACTGTGTTTCCATAAACATGTCATTTTCAATATCAAATGacttagatcagtggttctcaaactagGGTGCCCCTTTCCAGTGGTACGCGGAGGAATCTCAGATTATTTAAATACCTTAACCATTATATAATTGAAATGTGATTTAAAATAAGTTTTGCCTTCCCTATAATATTTTTGTttcgaaacaaaaataaatgttggcACGCGCTACTACCTGACTTTTCCCGGGTATTGCCGCAtgcaaacatccacacacacgtgaacTGTGTGTAGCTCAATAGGGTAGGCTTACAGTACTGTATTTTAACGTTGGTCATAATGGTGGTACTTGGAGAGTGAAATATTTTCTGATGTGGTACGGGGtgtaaaaagtttgagaaccactgacttGGATAATAAACGTGTCTTAGATCTGGTGTTGTAACGTCAataggtttttttcttcttaaggAATATGTTTTGTGGACAACTTTAATCTGCCTTaatatatattacatataaTTAAGAATCCTAAATAGAATAAATTATTTTCCCCAGTGAATCATTCAAATTTTCTTATGACGGTGATAGCTTGCAATATCCAGCAGAGGGCACTGTTGGAACACCATATTGCATCTGAaaagcatggtgtgtgtgtgcttgtctgcgTGCACACTACTAGAGCAGCTGCTGAAAGAGGAAATCAACTATAAACTTCTCACTGCTCAATTATGTCAACTGGCATCCAATTAATTTCATTAACTCATTTGGCCAGAAAATACAGTTTTTCTCTTGATTTAGCTCCCAGTATGTGAATAGCCATTCAATTGGCCTCTCTACATACTGTGAATTAAACATTAACAACTAGTATTATTGGTCCATACAATAGCTCCAGTGGGACATTTATCAGGATAAGTTGACACATTCACTCCATACTGAAACAAAAATTCCAGGTGCAATAAACTGCTCTTATGTCGACATCCTTTACTGTTCCTGaggccctgctctccccctcccctctctctttccttcttctgCCCTCCAGTTATGTGCCCAGTGGTTTTATAAATGGGCCGCATTGTAGAAAATATGGGGCCCTTTGTCAAACAACTTGCCGTCTACAAATAGCACTAACTCCTCTTAGTGGCGAGCATCAGTGTTTCCTGCCGTTTGTCATGCGCCGGGACCTCACTGGGGCTTTTGTTCTGAGATTGGCGACCCCAGAGAACCCAGAGGCCGGTCTACACCTGTCTGAAAGGAGACTGGACCCAGTCTACACCTGTCTGAAAGGAGACTGGACCCAGTATACACCTGTCTGAAAGGAGACTGGACCCAGTCTACACCTGTCTGAAAGGAGACTGGACCCAGTCTACACCTGTCGGAAAGGAGACTGGACCCAGTCCACACCTGTCTGAAAGCAGGGCAGCTGTCACCCGGGAACACATCCAGGGTGGTGGATCTGAGAGCTGGTTGGTTGATGggcaatggatggatggatggatggatggataaagaatggatggatgagggatggatggatggataaaggatggatggataaagTATAGATGGAtaagggatggatggatagattcACAGACAGATGGATTGATGGACATTGTGAATGGATGGGTGGATACTGATACTGGGTCTATTGGTACACAGTGAACTAACTCAGTGACAAGTCACTAATAGCCCTGACTGCATCAAGTGACAAAACAACCAACACACTTATAAACACCATTGTGCGTGATAATTGGATGACATTCCCTTTCATCTGagctaaacaacatgaacaaatGAAAAACGAGTCAGCCAGGGACAAGAACAGTGGAAGGACCCAGAAAAATGTCCACTCTGTATGGAACGTAATTAATAACAATGTTCCTCAATCCGTCTGCATAGAAATCTGGGATTGCAGCCAGTATCTCTGAAAGTGTTTTGGCGGAATTAACACAGACAAACTGCCTAACGTATTCATCACATTCAAGTGGTTGTGAAGTGTACAGAGAAACCCTGTGAATACAATTGTTCTGATTCTTTGGATAACCAAGTCTCAAATGAAGATTTGTTCAGTTTAAATGTCGTAATAATCAATTACTTTGTGATCCATGAAAGAAAGTTTCCTTAAATGTCCCTTAAGAGGATATCTTATTGGAAGATGTTTTTAACATCAATGAGGGTCCTGCTATTAAAAGTGAGTCTgtgtttctcttcctgtctctatcCTAATCAAATTGCGTTGCTAGACGTAGGATCAACTTCTGAGGCTttttgtcggtgtgtgtgtgtgtgtgcgtgtgtgtggagggtgggggggactgtgacagagggaggaagata of the Hypomesus transpacificus isolate Combined female unplaced genomic scaffold, fHypTra1 scaffold_31, whole genome shotgun sequence genome contains:
- the zbtb26 gene encoding zinc finger and BTB domain-containing protein 26 — protein: MTQNQVILQFRFSTFGDSMLQKMNLLRRQSRFCDVTVRINDLEVPGHKVVFAAGSPFLRDQFILQDSRDVQISTIQEAQVGQQLLLSCYTGQLELPELELVNYLTVASFLQMGHVVEQCTQALKKFIKPYPHLQPQKQEEERPSSRHRGLEPPAAPPPAVCHQVVDEDEDDVVIMEPRTPPRGRAEQELLIKDSPITIVKVESVSEEVSDTENPPSGHYPPSSPPSSPLHSPEAQHSLINSTVDTRSGEMPGEMAGLSMPEYPLSPPPAATPTGRSNSLGGGHLRYFDKSLQWYHQCPKCARVFRQLENYANHLKMHKLFMCLLCGKTFTQKGNLHRHMRVHAGIKPFQCKICGKTFTQKCSLQDHLNLHSGDKPHRCNYCDMVFAHKPVLRKHLKQIHGKNSFDNANERSVHDGVHDGVHDGVHNGVLDATHDGYAL